One window from the genome of Borreliella burgdorferi B31 encodes:
- a CDS encoding virulence associated lipoprotein, with protein MNSFLTDDEFNEFEKIFHKPKLQSHGKILNSIAILELNLEKTINHLDLKKDALNKANTLDLEKIKNSLKQLFSIRKFFSTSIKQILLDYQKNTNSIKTEDSKLEEYLDTILNQFNEKNKEVGNLKNTILSIPIPTL; from the coding sequence ATAAATAGTTTTTTAACAGATGATGAATTCAACGAATTTGAAAAAATATTTCACAAACCAAAGCTACAATCGCACGGCAAGATATTAAACAGCATAGCAATTTTAGAGCTTAACCTAGAGAAAACAATTAATCACTTAGACTTAAAAAAAGATGCCTTAAATAAGGCAAATACCCTAGATTTGGAAAAGATCAAAAATTCTCTTAAACAATTATTCTCTATAAGGAAATTTTTTTCAACAAGCATAAAACAGATTTTGTTAGATTATCAAAAAAATACAAATTCTATAAAAACAGAGGACTCTAAATTAGAAGAATACCTGGACACAATATTAAATCAGTTTAATGAAAAAAATAAAGAGGTTGGAAATCTGAAGAACACCATATTATCAATACCTATCCCAACATTATGA
- a CDS encoding virulence associated lipoprotein: protein MKYHIITTIFVFLFLACRPDFNIDQKDIKYPPTEKSRPKTESSKQKESKPKTEEELKKKQQEEELKKKQQEEELKKKQQEEELKKKQQEEELKKKQQEEELKKKQQEEELKKKQQEEELKKKQQEEELKKKQQEEELKKKQQEEELKKKQQEEELKKKQQEEELKKKQQEEELKKKQQEEELKKKQQEEELKKKQQEEELKKKQQEEELKKKQQEEELKKKQQEEELKKKQQEEELKKKQQEEEKEELRKQQLKNTLSNDLKKQIESAYNFKEKYVKSMEKEPEDHYGMTSFRGLNWGPGTEDISDNTERSIRYRRHTYTVLSPLDPHELKEFANIIQDINKLASVASIFNSFSAIGGALDIVSDHLYFKKDNLDKLDIADLEILKNSFEQILYIKGSVAGKAKKLLLDYKNLKTDINKLKSYSNELVNGIKQQALEAENLEELIVSKYKL, encoded by the coding sequence ATGAAATACCACATAATTACAACTATATTTGTTTTTCTGTTTTTAGCTTGCAGGCCGGATTTTAATATCGATCAAAAAGACATTAAATACCCGCCTACTGAAAAATCAAGGCCCAAAACTGAAAGCTCTAAGCAAAAAGAATCAAAGCCTAAAACAGAAGAAGAGCTTAAGAAAAAACAACAAGAAGAAGAGCTTAAGAAAAAACAACAAGAAGAAGAGCTTAAGAAAAAACAACAAGAAGAAGAGCTTAAGAAAAAACAACAAGAAGAAGAGCTTAAGAAAAAACAACAAGAAGAAGAGCTTAAGAAAAAACAACAAGAAGAAGAGCTTAAGAAAAAACAACAAGAAGAAGAGCTTAAGAAAAAACAACAAGAAGAAGAGCTTAAGAAAAAACAACAAGAAGAAGAGCTTAAGAAAAAACAACAAGAAGAAGAGCTTAAGAAAAAACAACAAGAAGAAGAGCTTAAGAAAAAACAACAAGAAGAAGAGCTTAAGAAAAAACAACAAGAAGAAGAGCTTAAGAAAAAACAACAAGAAGAAGAGCTTAAGAAAAAACAACAAGAAGAAGAGCTTAAGAAAAAACAACAAGAAGAAGAGCTTAAGAAAAAACAACAAGAAGAAGAGCTTAAGAAAAAACAACAAGAAGAAGAGCTTAAGAAAAAACAACAAGAAGAAGAGCTTAAGAAAAAACAACAAGAAGAAGAGCTTAAGAAAAAACAACAAGAAGAAGAGAAGGAAGAACTAAGAAAACAACAACTAAAAAATACGCTATCTAATGATTTAAAAAAGCAAATAGAATCGGCCTACAATTTTAAAGAAAAATATGTAAAAAGTATGGAAAAAGAACCTGAAGACCATTACGGGATGACGTCTTTTAGGGGATTGAATTGGGGGCCAGGGACTGAAGATATATCTGACAATACCGAAAGATCTATAAGATATAGAAGACACACTTATACTGTTTTAAGCCCCCTGGATCCTCATGAATTAAAGGAATTCGCAAATATTATTCAAGATATAAATAAACTAGCATCAGTAGCAAGTATATTTAATTCTTTTAGCGCTATTGGAGGAGCTCTTGACATAGTAAGTGATCACCTATATTTCAAAAAAGACAATCTAGACAAACTAGATATTGCAGATTTAGAAATACTTAAAAATTCATTTGAACAAATATTATATATAAAAGGAAGTGTTGCAGGAAAAGCAAAAAAACTTTTATTAGATTATAAAAATCTAAAAACAGATATTAATAAGCTTAAATCTTATTCAAATGAACTGGTTAATGGAATTAAGCAACAAGCTCTAGAAGCAGAAAATCTAGAAGAGCTTATAGTGTCAAAATATAAACTTTAA